The DNA segment AGGCCGACGCGTTGTTTCTGCCCGCCAGACAGCTGCCAGATGCGCCGGCTGTCAAATCCGGCCAGGTCCACCAGGGCAAGCATTTCCCGGGCGCGGACTTGCCGCTGGGCCTTGGGCACACCGGCCAGCTCCAGGCCGAAGCCGACATTGGCCAGCACGTCTTGCCAGGGCAGCAGGGCGTCGTCCTGGAACACCACGCCACGCTCGGCACTCGGGCCTTGCACGGGCACGCCATCGAGGGTGATGCGTCCGGCGCTGGGTTCGACGAAGCCGGCAATCAGGTTCAACAGCGAAGTCTTGCCACTGCCGGAAGGGCCGAGGGCCACCAGCAATTGCTGGGGGCCGAGGGTCAGGGAAATATCCGCCAGCACGGGCGTGGTTGCGCCTGGGTACTGTGCGCTGATGCGCTCCAGCTGTAGCAAGGCCATCGCGATGAACTCCTGATCAGTTAGTGATGAACTTGGCGCTGACGTAAGGGGCGTAGTCCGGCAGCACGGCCTCGACCTTGCCTTGTTCCTTGAGGAACGCGGCGGTATCGGTCACGGCCTTGGTGGTCGG comes from the Pseudomonas shahriarae genome and includes:
- the tauB gene encoding taurine ABC transporter ATP-binding subunit, which gives rise to MALLQLERISAQYPGATTPVLADISLTLGPQQLLVALGPSGSGKTSLLNLIAGFVEPSAGRITLDGVPVQGPSAERGVVFQDDALLPWQDVLANVGFGLELAGVPKAQRQVRAREMLALVDLAGFDSRRIWQLSGGQKQRVGLARALAADPRVLLMDEPFGALDAFTREQMQELLLQVWRRTAKPVFLITHDIEEAVFLATDLILLAPNPGQIVERLSLDFGQRYAAGESARAIKSDPRFIETREHVLGKVFSQRQESA